TGTCATTAATTAAGAAGTCCTTGCCTTATCTAGAACTAAAGTTTCACTAACTAAAAAGGCCTTGCTCCATCTAGATGGGATGTTACTAAGGTTTATCATGTAATCTATCTAAGTTCAGAACTCTAAATATGTCACGCAGAATGGCATGAGCATTTTATTTAAGTCTACTCTCAAAGGCATCTTTGTAGGAGGCCTACCATGGAAAAGGGAATGATTAGTTTGCAGTTTAGATATCTGTGTTTTTGGTCGTCCAGTTCAAGTGTATGCTTTGGGTGTAAGGTCAAGAATTACCACTTTCTTTCCACTATGGAAAAGCTTGTAAATATTACTTTGTGCCATGAAGCTCATCTACAAGAAGGTAATTTGGTAAGCCATAATATAACGAAATTTGGAGAACTATAATAAGGTGAGTTACAAATTTATAAGaactaatattattatttttttactataaCATTAATTTATTCAAAACGATGGAATCTTGTTTTGACTTGGAAAACTCTGATGATCTCATAAAAGGGAACTGTAGAAACTCAATTTAAGAAAACCATGGTTCAGTGTACCACGAATTTTTCAATAACCTATATAGCAACATAAAAAACATTGAATATAAGATCAATCAACCATTTCACTATTATAAGAAAAAAGGCGCACTCAGTATACAAGGCTTCCGCCAATGCGATGGGGTTTGGGTAGCGCCAATGTACATagtcttacctttaaatatttaaaaagactGTTTCTATGACTCGAATCCTGATCTCCTAAGTTGCAAAGGAGAACTcttaccattgtaccaaggcCTGCCCTCTAACCATTTCATCATTATAATAATTTAGTATTTCATTAAGAAAGAAGCTTAATAAGATTTTTCTCTTATTCTCAAAAAAGAATTTCATAAGTGTGACTTTTTTATTACTTTAAAATTAGAATTCTTAAGGACTTGCACCTAGTCCAGCATAGGATGAATGAGTTGGCTTCATATCGCTATAAATTGTTGCACTGGCTGGCCAGTGCTTGCACGATCATGGTTGGTTCAGTTTCCTAGATAAAGAAGGGTGAATCCATACATAAGGCTCCTGCCAACACAGAATTTGGGAATATCCAATGTAGCTCAATTTCCTAGATGGTGTCACTTAATTTGGGACACCCCTTTCCCCCCTCAAGCAGAACTTGAACCACTAGTCAACTAATCAGAAATTCATAATTATTGTATCCACTTCATTTGAGACATCCTAGATGGTGTCACTTAATTTGAGACATCCCTTTTCCTTGACCTGTATGTCTCAGGGGTCTAATACTAGTCAAGTAGCCTTGACTGGTTGGCAATATTAGGTCATGTTGGGTTTGGATCCACTTCCTAGGCTTGTTACATTGATGAAGGATCTGACCAGTCACTTTGTAAGTCCTTTGTATGTTGAAAGTTGTTGTAAGAGTATTATTCTGCAATACACACTGGATATCAATAAGGCAAACTTTCTAgactatatattatatatttcaatAGGCTTTTTAAAAACATACAGTGACTTGGATCAATAATCAATCAAATTCCGGAGAAATAAAGAGAGCCCTTTTCCTCTCTTAGCAAAGTTGATTCATTGGACAAAGTTGATTTTTGCCATTGTTGCTTTCTTGTCTAGCTTCATCCATGCTTCATTGTTGATCCATTTAGGCAAGGAAATTTCGAATTGAgatgtatatttttatataaaaatataattatttaaagctAAATTGATAAAACTCAGGAGTTCAAATATTGGTATAATACAGATTTTAATAATCTGATGGACTGGTGCCCTACCAACAACTGGGCAGTATGTCGATCCATACCACAATGTATAactggaaaatatattattaactgGTAAATAACTGTGTGTACCGACTACTACAACCAAAAGCAGCTTATAATCCATATCCATGTCGACACATAACTGcgatctttttggaaagttttaaTATATTTTACTCCAAAATTCTGAAAGAATTTTTTTGTATTTAGAAATCTGATAAAACTCTTATTACTGCAGGTGGACATTGCTCCAACTTTAGCTCTTCTTTTTGGGGTGCCGATTCCGAAGAACAACATAGGAGTCCTGCTGAGGGGAATGTTTGATACATTGACAGGTCTGTTGATTCCAATACTGAatctataaattttaaatataaggaaGTTATAGGATAAGGATGAAAACAAAAGATATTTCTCATTTCAATCTCATATGAATGCACAACTgatgtatatttatatttaaacagATTCTCAAAGACATTAGTCTTTGGGCTCACAAAGGTACATTAGATGTAGGATGCAACAAAGTAAGTCATGGATAAGTTAAATAAACTCAAGCAActaaatgaaaaggaagaagattGTAAACATAAAGaggccttcatagagaagtgaacATGGAATTGGTTGTCATATGTCGAACATGCTGAATTGTGCCAATTTGTTTTGACACATGAGTATAATAATTTCTGGCTTGTTCTGGCCAGCACTGGATATTGCATGTAGTGTCAGATGGGTATTGGCGCTTAACTCTGTGATGGAATGGCAATCCTATATACAATCATTGGCTTTTGTGGGTTACTAGCTTATTCATGATCATTGTTTGTGTTTGTGGGTTAGTACTTAGTAGAACTAACAACAAAACTTTTCCTGTTCAGAATATAATCCCTACATACACTATTCCAACAAGAAAGCACGTAGCACAAGAAAAGCTAACAATTCTAGGCCAAAACAGCCTTTTGTCTCAAAAAATGTGAACTTCAGCTGCAGATTGTAGCGATCTCAGATGTGCCACTGCTACCAATGGTGGTGGAGGATTGGTTCAGTGCTGTAACTTTTCTAGACAAAACCCACTTGATTAGGGCTTTAACAATCTTGACCTCATCCAGCCTAACCCATGATTCTATTGAACCTGACCCATCAGCCAACATTCATGAAAATTAATTGAtgctaaataaattatatgtaATCTGAATTATACTATGACGGCAATTATGTTGTGATATTTTGCTTAATAATTATGATTTACATCCGAACAAAATTGGATTGGGCAAGTACAATTCTCTCTATTGCATTGGCGGGAGCTCTATTCACTAGGCCACCTATGCACATCACTATCATGGATTCAAGAATTGGAATGGTAAAGTGAGAATGCTAGCAATGATTGTGTTACTGTATGAAAATGATTTAGCAGAAATATGGTGCAAATAATTTTGCATGTTTTTcgaatttataaatattataatattattagtgTTCTGCTTGTATTTCTTGGCACATGCACCATGAGCCTATGATGGTAATTATAGTTTTTGGTTTGCAGATGAGCAAAGGCTACGAACCCTACAGCTAAATTCCTGGCAGTTATTAAGACTATTGCAAGCACATTTACCCAACTTTCTTTGTGGGGATGTGACTTGTATTAGTGGTGAAGACAATCTGCAAACTGATCAATCTATTTCTAGCATGAAGGAAAATCTATGTTATTTATATTCAAGAGCTATATCTGCTCATAATGCATGGCTACTCCATCAGATTTCAGGCTTGACGTAATTCAAAGCTTTCACCTAGACTGTTTTTCTGAATGATATCTTGTATGCATTTGTGCTATTTTATATTTGTCTCATTGTGCAGATCAAATGATGCTGATGATCTTGGATATGCCGTTAATTCTTATTATGACTTCTTAGGAAATGCGAGTGAGTGGTTGTCTCACAGAGCCACTGATGTAATTTACATTTCCTTTTCTCAGTGGGATCCATTACTTTGAGATGGTTGGTTAGTGTTTTTTATACTAGAAGGATGAAATTCACTAATCTAGAAATCTTGTGGTTTTGCAGAAACCTATCAACTTGCTTCTGTCTGGTATTGTCATAATGCTTATCTCATGTGTTCTACTACTTAACACTGTATTTAAATTGTTCAAAGAAGTCTACATTACACAGGGGAAGTACTGTTCTCAGCCAAAAGAAATCAGTCAAGTGTGGCAAGTTGATGAAGCCTTTGTTCTTATTGGGCTAGTAATTCATGCTCTTAGTCTTGGTGCAAGTTCCATGGTGGAAGAAGAGCAATATACTTGGCATTTTTTGACTTCCACACTCTATTTGTTATTTCTCTTAACAACAATCAGATCACTTTTTAAGACAGCTGCATCAGATTTGATGAAAATGAAGAAGCCTGAAGAAAATCTTACTCTCCACCTGGCTGTATCAAATGATGAAAGCAGTTACACTACCAATAACAGATCATTGCCCGGGACAAAATTGCAgaaaaatcatcaaatatatccTGTCCTTGTTGTTCTCATCTTTGGAAGAATACTGAGAGGCTGGCATCAAGGTGGTATCAATTGGGTTCATCTCCCTGATATCTCAAAGTTGCTGATGCAAGCTGGTTCCTTTAGTATAAAAGCTCTTCAGATATTCTCGCTACTTAATTTCATGCTTGTGGGTTCATTTGCCTTCTCTCTAGTAAGATCAACGACACACTTTGTTCACATAGTTCGCACGAGCTATTTTATGTCTGGATGTCTGGTATTATTGCATATAATCAACAGTCAGACTCATAATATTGGACCAACAGATTCTAGTGCCACTTCGGTAGCTCAGCTCTTCTACATATGTTCTGGGAGTGCAGTATTACTAACTGTACTGGTATCACCATGGATTTATCCTGTTAATCATGAGGCAAGCAGTAACATAGGTAAATTTAATTTGAGCTCTCATGCTAAAGACACAAGTAGCATAGCTGAATCTAGCACCAGCTCTCTTACCAAAGAAATgataagtttttattttcaatggGGAATTGGACATTGCACATACCTGATTGGAACCACATGCATGGTATTTTGGTGTCTTTTACAGCTGCTACTACAGCAGCCAGTAAATGCTATTCCTCTGTTGGTGATTTTTTTACAAGAAACAGCCAGCATTATCTATTTTTCATCATACGGATCACTTCACAAGCAATGGATTGAGGTCAGTTTTCATAAGCTTTTTTTTCCCGCCCCCAAAATTAGTTTAGTACTGCATTTGGAAGTAGAGAACTAGAGATCATAATTAATGATGGATCCATCTACATGGCTCAGTAGCATTAGTAAGATATTTTATTGTTGTCCGCAGGTTGTTGCAATGCTCTTTTTGGGAATGGCAGGTCATTTTGGTCTGGGCAACAGTAACAGCCTGGCTACTATTGATGTTGCTGGGGCATTTATAGTAATTTCTCTACACCGTGCAGTTAAAATTTCAAAGATCATCGCACAGTCTCTTTATCCTTTGGTAGTCCTCCTTCTAACTGCTGTTAATTTAACTGTAGGGCATCTCAAGCCATTCAACTGTTCTTTCCGGGATTCTGATGTTCATTATTACCCATGCATCACCTCTGTTGTCTTTTCTGAGCATGCTGATATACATTTCTCTAAAGGATATGAATGGCCTATTTCCAAGTAATTTAAGGTGGAGCAGTATATTACAACTATTGATTGGATTTCCTTGTTTGCTTCCACTGGTCTTAAACTCAGTTGTATTGGTTGCTTTCACCATCACATTGCTGCTTATGAGAAACCACTTGTTTGTTTGGAGTGTCTTCTCACCAAAGTAAGTTTTATTCCAATATACCAtgtgattttttctttaaattttttttgcaaCTGATGATGAATGCATCATCCATTGTGCATTTCTTCCTTCAACTGCTTGTTATTTCTTAGCAAATAGGTATAGAGGATGAGTCACATGTAGATAAAGGGTTCTGAAATTAACATGAAAATCATGTGATGTAGTACGAACTTAATAGGTATGAAGCGAATCAGTTTTAGGTTTGGTCCAGTCCAAGAGTCTAAAATTTTTGGTTCACTAGTAAATCTGAGTCCACGAGTCTAATCTGAGTCAAACtccatattattttcggttcactAGTAAATCTGTTTCAGAGGATCAATCATTTGGTTTATGATCAGCTTTAGGATTCAAATCATGCTGAATCTGCACATAGATGTTGCAGAGATGGTAGTCCTATTTGGAGAAAGAAAATTGACTAATTAAACCTTTCAATTTTCCTGCATTACATATTTGTGTTTTGTTTTATGTGGGACATAACTTTTGaattgtattttctttttagtgtTATTTAGTAAGTAAGCTGTGTCCGATACACTTTTTTCTCATCTGTATTCCAAGCCATTGCCGATCATGCAACTCAATTTTGTTTTGGTTTCTGAAAATGCCAACAGGTACCTTTATCTTTGTGCTGCAACTATGTGTGTCTACATTGGGGTACTTATAATAGCTGCCACTGTAGTTTACACTGGCGTCGTACTATTTGTGAGGACAAAAAATTTCAACTCGAAGCTTCAAAATTTTGGATGAGACATAGTTAAACCAAGATCAATTTTCTTTACAGAAATATGTCTATGATGCAAATGCAACTTCCCATTTCAGTTCATTTTCTTCTTGAGAACAAAGAAATTCTCAATGGGAGGTTCACAATTTTTGAATGAGACTGAGGTCATCTGCTGAAGAAAATATTCATTATAAATGAAATGAGACGCAATGTTGTTTTCGGATCTACAAAGTTGAGACAGGTGAAACTTCCCGTTTGATTTCATTTTCGGTATATCACTACTACCTCTACTTGAGCAATTAACTGACCATTGCAAGTTATCACGAGTTTTGTTATTCTTTACATTCTGAATTAACATAAGCTTTCAGGTTTTCATGTTCAACAAATATCACTCTGATCTGTTGGGCAATGTTTGTATTCGATATGGCAAGTAATCCATAGTTCTTACTTAGCCTTTCTGGTTAAGAAAACAATTGTCATGGCAGCTGAGTTAGTACCTTTGGCATGCATTTGTACAGTACTAATCGAATTCTTGATGAGTTCTTAATATCTAATCATGATATACCTGCTTCACTTCCATGTTCCATTAAACCCGTATGATCTCTATGTTCATATTGTAATTTATTAATTAAAAGTGATcggaaatatattatttatgttcATGTTTGAATTCGAACCTGAGATATATGTTCATGTTCAAATTGACCACTATCGATCATCCAAAGTATCTTTTATCATCTGCCACTCAATTTTTTTatgtatattcaaattaaaatttggATATATAAATAAATGTAATATGGTGGTATATTCAAATTTTTTATGCTAGAAACTAAAATGTAAAGgaacaaatacaaaattaataaaatattaatacaaAATGTTTTGGAATGGTAGCAAAGAATAGTTGGATGGTCACAAGATTATTCTTAAAACAAAATCTTTTACTCCCCAACCAATTGAGGGCAAGAAGAAGCAAATGGTAGTGAAGGCAAAGGTCTGTAGACGATGGGCAGCTGACACCATGAAGACGGGTCATCTAGTTAAAACTGTGAGGTCAGAATACATGCCGATCCATGCAATGGCCCCTACCAAGTGGCCGAGTCCTCCTTTGTGGTGGTGGTCGGCACGATGATGACCTGCAGTGGTCGTCCCAGGCGTGGTGGGCCTGCGGAGCTCCCAACTTGCAAGagaagcaaagagagagagagagagagagagagagagatcttgtgTAATACGGAACTGTTGCAGTGATGCAGACTGCAGATTGATCCACAAGGGGTCCCGAGAACGACCTTGCGTTACCCAAAACTTGGTGCGGATGGATCTCTCAGATCCAGCGAGATGGTCTCCTCAGGCAAACACTGTAAGACGTGATACCTCTGACACAAATCGCTCCTCATGCCATATGCAAGCATTCAATTCATGTCCTCTATTTGACTCTTCGCATATGAGAGAGAGACCGCCAAGTTCAAAGCACCCGACATGATGTGGGGGTGGAGAAAGGGGTGGGGTTGAGGGGACGGGCGAAGGGATGGAGGCATTGGATTCGGCCGCTCACGCTGTCCGTGGTGGATTAGGTTAACGGAGGGACGTGATGGCCACCCCGGGCCGGTCCTCTCGTGGTGCCGTACGTGTCGGTCCAACTCCATCCACCACGCACCGCCCACGCGACGACGAGAGAACGAAGCCAACACAACACGGCGGCGCGCGAGGCCACACCCACCCACTGCAGAAGAGTCGTCGTCAACCTTTTTGGGGGTCAACTCGCTTAAGATTCGTGCAACGATAGCACAGTGGACGTCGGGAAGTTCACGGTCTTTACGGCTACGATTGACCGTCCTTCCTATAATTCTTAATTAAAAAAGTATATTTACTTTTTAGAAAATTTTAGGAGGAATTAAAAAAATACGAATggattaatttattaataaactaTCCATTTTAGAGTCAAGCaaaaaattattctaaaattTTAGAATTTATGAAATGAAAAAAGACGAAGGGTTTCGTTAGATCACTAATAATCAACATAAAATTGTATCGGATCTCATAaacataaattttaattaattttttttattttttaaatataatatttttaaataaataaaataattaatgttagtgataaaaaagaaaagttagatgcaaaaaaaataaaaaaataaaaaataagaatttaaatattttaaatttaactaaatatataattatttatatatgtgacgATAAAAGATCAATGTAATTGTAATTGATCCCAAATAATTATTAAAGTTATATTTAATTTTTGCTCACTTTTTGCTCTATCATTTTTGTCATCCACAATTGATCACATCAACTCCTCATATTACAAGATACAGGAGGAGGTGGAATATGTATTCCATTCATTTTAATCGaggaaaaaaaagatttttcttaaaaaataaattcaCGACTGGGATtaaaaaaagaatgaaataaatagttttgatagaatattttacaACTTACCTAATAATTATAATAtggtcttttttttttacatcatctTTTCAATATGATGGAATTTATTGGACATTAGTgaaataattttagaaaatattttgttATTAAATCAGTAATTacaaaactattttttttatataaaatacgtCTTAACTCCAAACTCACTAAATGAAtattaaatttcttatatactttataTGAATAGTAAATTTCTTACATGTTTGTTAATAAAAACACGTGTAACATCTCGATTaaataagattaacttataaagaAATAATGAGTGAGTGtactattataaattttaatctagatattttgataaataatttagaCTAAATAAAGTTAATAGATCAATTATCTATTTAGTATTAGAACCGAATATAGTGAGAGGGCtcgaatacaaaataattattcATAGATTAAGATTAGTTGAAATAGATAAACATAAAATTAACTCATAAGGATCTCATGAGTATATAATCATAAATTTTAGTTTTGATGCAGTCTACCTTTCGCCTAAGTGAAATTTTCCTACTATTAATCtccgaagaaaaaaaagaaaaaaaagacaaagCACACTTGGCAATTTATCGAACACATGGAATGCTCAAAGTTCTCTTTTCTTACAATAAGAAATAAGAGGAAACATGACACTTGAAAGGTTAATTAGAGGGGTAAATATTCTCCATGAAATCAAACAATCGAAAGGTGTCAAAAAGAGATTCTTTGTCCATCACACAACAGCTAaaggttttctttttcttattagaaaagagaaagaaatatttGATTATTCTGACTAAAAGGTGAGGAATCAGTGCAAATAGTCACATCAATGGGAATGTATAAATCATCACTGTATGTTTGCCAAGATTTCTTCATCTTATATAGTGGTGGAATTCAAAGATACCAGCAGGCTTCATTATTTATAGATCAGAGAGTggcattaaaataattttttttcattatcattttctctCTTATATACAAAATCATAAGTCAGTCATATAAGAACAATATGTTAACCTAATTTTACTAAgatgaattttgatttaatatttcAATATGTAACATGAATTTTATCTTAATACAGAGATGAAAAACAGTTTGTTTCTTTAGGTCTCTACCATTCATTTCCACAATACTACAACAAGAAGCATAGTCTCTTCTAATTATAAAATTACTATACCTTAAACATTGATTTAATGATAATGTACCAAATATATTTTGAAGGTTGACTAAGAAAGACTTTGATAGAAATTTTACCTTCACTACTTACctttgtaataaaaaataaaaaagatgattATTGGACAGTTTTAGGTTTTATATAGAAGGGGGCAGTGATTCAAACACAAATTAAACTAATGATCTCTTCATCAAAGTCTTAAGTACTGGTTATGTTTGACACATGAAATAGGTCAGTCTTAGAGGGACAGGAATGCCAATTTCTTAGTATCTTAATTAACATAAATGGATCAAAATTGCAAGTACATTTATGTCATTTGATACACATGAAATATGAATAATGTCTTGAAGTTGATTAGGGTTGCTTATAACCATTTGCCCatttggtttgtgaaaccacagTTTATCCACTTCAATTTAATAGGTTCaaagttcttttttgttttttgttggaTTTTGAGCCTATCATATGTTTGCTATTCTCTaacaaaagggaaaaaaataatgAACATGATTCATTTGTTTTCATTATCATGCAAATATCGTATAGGTGTTTTAAATGCATTGCATAATAAGTTTTTGCACACAAAAAAGAGAAGAATGAATGAAAGTAAATTTCATAGTTCTTAGAGACTCAACAAATCATTTCTCCACCAACTTAATGTTAGAGCTTTGAGTTCAAAGCTTTTAGTTACTGTTAGAGCTTATATTTAGTGTTGTTTTCTAGTAGaatatgttggaattaaacttgttcaagtatcataaagagattcatttcatcaaaagaggttcattgcatcaagagggagattcaatacatcaagaagaaaaaatggattaaaagtctatggaaggacaagtcaaattggttattggttcttgaaaaggtttcttgaaagagaatgattcatcttgaatacaattaatataatgtatctttgggaactatataaaccccatatgttgggtcatgagtcaatagagtttctgaaattgtaaaagtgtgtttcttgagagaaatatagaagattgaagcttgtcctactcttcctctgtttgatatctctatcccctcttcctatcaacatcaacatttggtatcagagctaagttatGGCCTCTTCCTCAAGTGCCATCCAACTCCAGATCCCTAGATTGACAAaggaaaattatgacatatggtgcatccaaatgaaggttcttctaggctcccaagatgtatgggagtttgtagaagatggatttgctgaaccaagtccagcagaagaaggagcaatgaatgcagaaggaagaaaacaactcaaagaaagaaggaagaaggagaaaaaggctttgttcacaatctaccaaggccttgatgatacaatgttcgagatcatcgctccagcaaatacttcaaaggaggcttgggaaatgcttcaaaaagcattcggtggtgttgataaggtaaagaaacttcgtctacaagttttacgagccgagtttgagaaattacaacaaggtacttctgaaactatttctgattacttctcaaaaatcatttctattgttcatcaaatgagacgaaatggtgaacaagtaaatgatcagagagtaatagaaaaaatattgagatctctagatccgaaatttgattttattgctgttgcgattgaagaatctaaagatttggaaaaaatgtctttagaagaacttatgggttcccttcaagttcatgaacaaaggattacaaaaagaggagaagacaaaactatggagcaagcattaCAAACGAAGCTTACTCTTCAAAATCaaagagaatcaaattctcaaagaggaagaggaagaggacgaggacaaagaggaagaggaggcagaaatcagaccaatcaagaatctccaaacagtgaagatgttggagaaaattatagccaaagaggccgaggttatggtcgaggacgtggccgaggccgtggacgtggcagaaactctaaaaggtctgaaatacaatgctatgtttgcaaaaggtatggacattactcttatgaatgttattataatcctaacaatcaaggtgataaggcaaattttgttgaggaagaaaagaaggaaaatcaagttttgctaatgagttatgaaaatttgaaaaatgatcagtctatgacatggtatctagatacaggagcctcaaatcatatgtgtggcatcaaagagctattttcagaaatagatacaagttattccgggaacattacatttggcgatttgtctcaaagaccagtaagaggcaaaggtaaaattctccttgaacttaataatggcaaggaagtatgcatttcagatgtttattatgttcctgatatgaaaaataatattttaagcttgggacaattacttgaa
This DNA window, taken from Musa acuminata AAA Group cultivar baxijiao chromosome BXJ3-7, Cavendish_Baxijiao_AAA, whole genome shotgun sequence, encodes the following:
- the LOC135584414 gene encoding GPI ethanolamine phosphate transferase 2-like isoform X3, with protein sequence MVIDGLPAEFVLGRGDKPPTKAMMEAMPYTQSLLSSGKARGYYAKAAPPTVTMPRLKAMVSGAIGGFLDVAFNFNTQVLLDDNLLDQFKRIGWELVMHGDETWIKLFPRIFTRQDGVSSFYVKDTVEVDFNVSRHLDVELAAEDWNLLILHYLGLDHVGHIGGRHSTLMPAKLKEMDDVIKMIHMGSTVHHQNPDASTLLVVVSDHGMTNGGNHGGSSYEETDSLALFIGSGVESLEFSMNAHKAVHQVDIAPTLALLFGVPIPKNNIGVLLRGMFDTLTDEQRLRTLQLNSWQLLRLLQAHLPNFLCGDVTCISGEDNLQTDQSISSMKENLCYLYSRAISAHNAWLLHQISGLTSNDADDLGYAVNSYYDFLGNASEWLSHRATDKPINLLLSGIVIMLISCVLLLNTVFKLFKEVYITQGKYCSQPKEISQVWQVDEAFVLIGLVIHALSLGASSMVEEEQYTWHFLTSTLYLLFLLTTIRSLFKTAASDLMKMKKPEENLTLHLAVSNDESSYTTNNRSLPGTKLQKNHQIYPVLVVLIFGRILRGWHQGGINWVHLPDISKLLMQAGSFSIKALQIFSLLNFMLVGSFAFSLVRSTTHFVHIVRTSYFMSGCLVLLHIINSQTHNIGPTDSSATSVAQLFYICSGSAVLLTVLVSPWIYPVNHEASSNIGKFNLSSHAKDTSSIAESSTSSLTKEMISFYFQWGIGHCTYLIGTTCMVFWCLLQLLLQQPVNAIPLLVIFLQETASIIYFSSYGSLHKQWIEVVAMLFLGMAGHFGLGNSNSLATIDVAGAFIGISSHSTVLSGILMFIITHASPLLSFLSMLIYISLKDMNGLFPSNLRWSSILQLLIGFPCLLPLVLNSVVLVAFTITLLLMRNHLFVWSVFSPKYLYLCAATMCVYIGVLIIAATVVYTGVVLFVRTKNFNSKLQNFG
- the LOC135584414 gene encoding GPI ethanolamine phosphate transferase 2-like isoform X5 gives rise to the protein MHGDETWIKLFPRIFTRQDGVSSFYVKDTVEVDFNVSRHLDVELAAEDWNLLILHYLGLDHVGHIGGRHSTLMPAKLKEMDDVIKMIHMGSTVHHQNPDASTLLVVVSDHGMTNGGNHGGSSYEETDSLALFIGSGVESLEFSMNAHKAVHQVDIAPTLALLFGVPIPKNNIGVLLRGMFDTLTDEQRLRTLQLNSWQLLRLLQAHLPNFLCGDVTCISGEDNLQTDQSISSMKENLCYLYSRAISAHNAWLLHQISGLTSNDADDLGYAVNSYYDFLGNASEWLSHRATDKPINLLLSGIVIMLISCVLLLNTVFKLFKEVYITQGKYCSQPKEISQVWQVDEAFVLIGLVIHALSLGASSMVEEEQYTWHFLTSTLYLLFLLTTIRSLFKTAASDLMKMKKPEENLTLHLAVSNDESSYTTNNRSLPGTKLQKNHQIYPVLVVLIFGRILRGWHQGGINWVHLPDISKLLMQAGSFSIKALQIFSLLNFMLVGSFAFSLVRSTTHFVHIVRTSYFMSGCLVLLHIINSQTHNIGPTDSSATSVAQLFYICSGSAVLLTVLVSPWIYPVNHEASSNIGKFNLSSHAKDTSSIAESSTSSLTKEMISFYFQWGIGHCTYLIGTTCMVFWCLLQLLLQQPVNAIPLLVIFLQETASIIYFSSYGSLHKQWIEVVAMLFLGMAGHFGLGNSNSLATIDVAGAFIGISSHSTVLSGILMFIITHASPLLSFLSMLIYISLKDMNGLFPSNLRWSSILQLLIGFPCLLPLVLNSVVLVAFTITLLLMRNHLFVWSVFSPKYLYLCAATMCVYIGVLIIAATVVYTGVVLFVRTKNFNSKLQNFG